Proteins co-encoded in one Acidovorax sp. 69 genomic window:
- a CDS encoding DUF1178 family protein, producing the protein MKVLDLQCRQGHVFEGWFGSEDDFQSQRQRGLVQCPLCADEHIEKRLSAPRLNLGAREPMAASASPTTTHTPAISRGAIDGAGVLPPVLQAAWLALARKVVANTEDVGARFAQEARLMHHGEVEERAIRGQATPDEAVQLLEEGIAVMPLPLPVAAKETLQ; encoded by the coding sequence ATGAAGGTTCTGGACCTCCAGTGTCGGCAAGGCCATGTCTTTGAGGGCTGGTTCGGGTCCGAAGACGATTTTCAGAGTCAGAGGCAGCGTGGGCTTGTCCAGTGCCCTCTTTGTGCAGACGAGCACATAGAAAAGCGGTTGAGCGCACCGCGCCTGAACCTCGGTGCCCGTGAGCCTATGGCTGCATCGGCGTCGCCCACCACTACCCACACCCCTGCCATCAGCCGTGGTGCCATCGATGGTGCTGGTGTTCTCCCTCCCGTCTTGCAGGCTGCTTGGCTGGCGCTTGCCCGCAAGGTGGTTGCCAATACCGAGGATGTCGGTGCGCGCTTTGCACAGGAAGCCCGACTGATGCACCACGGCGAGGTCGAGGAACGCGCCATTCGGGGGCAGGCCACGCCTGACGAGGCCGTGCAGTTGCTGGAAGAGGGTATTGCTGTCATGCCCTTGCCTTTGCCGGTCGCTGCCAAGGAAACCCTTCAGTAG
- a CDS encoding ABC transporter transmembrane domain-containing protein, which translates to MASTPSSTPARGAPRSLTGLLPFLRPYGGRIALSGVFLVLAALATLAFPMALRTLIDGGLVSASSDKGEQAMALRGHFEALFAVAIALGVFSAARFYMVSWLGERVTADLRDAVYSHVLRQSPQFFETTQTGEVLSRLTADTTLVQTVVGSSLSMGLRNAVMGIGALAMLVWTNPYVMSVVLLAVVLVVLPTMWIGRRVRRLSRDSQDRVADSSAIAAEVLNAVPVVQSYTAEPREAARFARATENAFQVAIKRTRARAVLVAFIIIANAALLLWGLYRGTEAVLAGQMSAGHLGQTVVYVILLAGAVAVLGEVYGDLLRAAGATERLMELLSSRSPVADPTTPLALPVSDKGLEVQFDNVQFHYPSRPDQPALHGFSLHLSPGETVALVGASGAGKTTVFQLLQRFYDVDTDAPEAPQGRILLNGVDIRAITLDTLRSHTGTVPQDAVIFSASAMDNIRYGRPGATDDEVMAATQAAFAHDFIMALPEGYGTFLGERGVRLSGGQRQRIAIARAMLKNPPLLLLDEATSALDAESERMVQAALDTAMQRHTGKRTTLVIAHRLATVQNADRIVVLDHGHIVEQGTHSALLAQGGVYARLAALQFTA; encoded by the coding sequence ATGGCATCCACCCCATCCTCCACCCCTGCTCGCGGCGCCCCCCGTTCACTGACCGGTCTGCTCCCCTTTTTGCGCCCTTACGGGGGACGCATCGCGCTCTCAGGAGTTTTCCTGGTACTGGCTGCACTGGCCACGCTGGCGTTTCCGATGGCATTGCGCACGCTCATCGATGGTGGCCTGGTGAGCGCATCCAGCGACAAAGGCGAACAGGCCATGGCACTTCGGGGGCACTTCGAGGCCTTATTTGCCGTTGCGATTGCCCTGGGGGTGTTCTCTGCGGCACGCTTTTACATGGTGAGCTGGCTGGGCGAGCGTGTCACCGCCGACCTGCGCGATGCCGTCTATAGCCACGTCCTGCGACAAAGCCCGCAGTTCTTTGAAACCACACAGACCGGTGAGGTGTTGTCCCGCCTGACCGCTGACACCACGCTGGTGCAAACAGTCGTGGGCTCTTCACTGTCGATGGGGCTGCGCAATGCGGTCATGGGGATTGGCGCGCTGGCCATGCTGGTGTGGACCAATCCGTATGTCATGTCGGTGGTGCTGCTTGCCGTGGTGTTGGTGGTTTTGCCCACCATGTGGATCGGCCGGCGTGTGCGGCGGTTGTCGAGAGACAGCCAGGACCGTGTGGCCGACTCCAGCGCGATTGCTGCAGAGGTGCTGAATGCAGTCCCCGTGGTGCAGAGCTACACGGCAGAGCCACGCGAGGCAGCACGATTCGCGCGGGCCACAGAGAACGCCTTTCAGGTCGCCATCAAACGCACCCGTGCGCGCGCGGTGCTGGTCGCCTTCATCATCATCGCCAACGCCGCACTGCTGCTGTGGGGCTTGTACCGTGGGACCGAAGCCGTGCTGGCTGGCCAGATGAGTGCAGGCCACCTGGGGCAGACGGTGGTCTATGTGATCTTGCTGGCAGGCGCTGTCGCGGTACTCGGTGAGGTATACGGCGACTTGCTGCGCGCTGCAGGCGCCACAGAGCGGCTGATGGAGTTGTTGTCCAGCCGCTCACCGGTCGCGGACCCCACCACGCCACTGGCGCTACCGGTATCAGACAAGGGCCTGGAAGTGCAGTTTGACAATGTCCAATTTCACTATCCTTCGCGCCCGGACCAGCCCGCATTGCATGGCTTTTCACTGCACCTTTCCCCCGGAGAAACGGTGGCGTTGGTGGGCGCAAGCGGCGCCGGCAAGACGACCGTGTTTCAGCTATTGCAACGGTTCTATGACGTGGACACGGATGCCCCAGAGGCACCGCAAGGCCGCATTCTTCTCAACGGCGTCGATATTCGTGCCATCACGCTGGACACGCTGCGATCCCACACCGGGACAGTGCCCCAGGACGCTGTGATTTTCTCAGCTTCTGCCATGGACAACATCCGCTACGGACGCCCAGGGGCCACGGATGATGAGGTGATGGCCGCTACCCAAGCTGCCTTTGCACACGACTTCATCATGGCCCTCCCAGAAGGGTATGGCACCTTTCTTGGCGAGCGCGGCGTGCGCCTTTCGGGCGGCCAACGCCAGCGCATCGCGATTGCCCGCGCAATGCTGAAGAACCCGCCGCTGCTCTTGCTGGACGAGGCCACCAGCGCCCTGGATGCCGAAAGCGAGCGCATGGTGCAGGCCGCGCTCGATACCGCCATGCAGCGCCACACAGGAAAACGAACCACCCTGGTCATCGCACATCGACTGGCCACCGTGCAGAACGCGGACCGCATCGTGGTGCTGGACCACGGGCACATCGTGGAGCAGGGCACGCACAGCGCCTTGTTGGCCCAGGGCGGGGTTTACGCACGCCTTGCTGCGCTGCAATTCACGGCCTGA
- a CDS encoding ABC transporter ATP-binding protein translates to MSDVILETKSLTKEFKGFTAVSDVNLAVRRGSIHALIGPNGAGKTTCFNLLTKFLEPTSGVIRFNGHDITREQPAQIARRGVIRSFQISAVFPHLTLIENVRLGLQRKLGTSFHFWRSERTLRQLDDRAMQLLTEVGLEDLADEVTVNLPYGRKRALEIATTLSMEPELMLLDEPTQGMGHEDVDRVTQLIKKVSVGRTILMVEHNMKVVSTIADRITVLQRGAVLAEGPYAEVSNNPQVMEAYMGTTDGQLQGAH, encoded by the coding sequence ATGAGCGACGTCATTCTTGAAACCAAAAGCCTGACCAAAGAGTTCAAGGGCTTCACCGCAGTGAGCGATGTGAATCTGGCTGTCCGTCGGGGCTCCATCCATGCGCTCATCGGTCCCAATGGCGCGGGCAAGACCACTTGCTTCAACCTGCTCACGAAGTTCCTGGAGCCGACCTCGGGTGTCATCCGCTTCAACGGGCACGACATCACGCGAGAGCAGCCCGCACAGATTGCTCGCCGTGGAGTGATCCGCTCGTTCCAGATCTCGGCCGTGTTTCCGCACCTCACACTCATCGAGAACGTGCGCCTGGGCCTGCAGCGCAAGCTCGGTACCTCGTTTCACTTCTGGCGCAGCGAACGCACACTGCGCCAGCTGGACGACCGCGCCATGCAATTGCTGACCGAAGTGGGCCTGGAAGACCTGGCCGACGAGGTGACCGTGAACCTGCCCTATGGCCGCAAGCGTGCGCTGGAGATCGCCACCACGCTGTCCATGGAACCCGAACTCATGCTGCTCGACGAGCCCACCCAGGGCATGGGCCATGAAGACGTAGACCGTGTCACGCAGCTCATCAAGAAGGTCTCGGTGGGTCGCACCATTTTGATGGTGGAGCACAACATGAAAGTCGTCTCCACCATCGCCGACCGCATCACGGTGCTGCAGCGCGGTGCCGTGCTGGCCGAAGGGCCGTACGCTGAAGTGTCCAACAACCCGCAAGTCATGGAAGCCTACATGGGCACGACCGACGGCCAACTGCAGGGAGCGCACTGA
- a CDS encoding ABC transporter ATP-binding protein has protein sequence MAGVPALEIKNLEAWYGESHVLHGVDIVVQPGEVVTLLGRNGAGRTTTMRAIMGLTGARKGSVKINGVETVNMPTHRIAHLGVGYCPEERGIFSSLSCEENLLLPPALKTGTPGMSVQEIYAMFPNLAERKNSQGTRLSGGEQQMLAVARILRTGANLLLLDEISEGLAPVIVQALARMIKMLREKGYTVVMVEQNFRFAAPLADRFYVMEHGRIVEKFGASELEAKMPVLNELLGV, from the coding sequence ATGGCTGGCGTTCCTGCACTCGAAATCAAGAACCTCGAAGCCTGGTACGGCGAATCGCACGTGCTGCATGGTGTGGATATCGTCGTGCAACCCGGCGAAGTGGTCACGCTGCTGGGCCGAAATGGCGCAGGTCGTACCACCACCATGCGCGCCATCATGGGTCTGACCGGCGCCCGCAAGGGCTCGGTCAAGATCAATGGTGTGGAGACGGTGAACATGCCCACGCACCGCATTGCCCACCTGGGCGTGGGCTACTGCCCCGAAGAGCGCGGCATCTTCTCCAGTTTGTCTTGCGAGGAAAACCTGCTCCTGCCCCCGGCATTAAAAACCGGCACCCCCGGTATGTCTGTGCAAGAGATCTACGCCATGTTCCCCAACCTGGCCGAGCGCAAGAACAGCCAGGGCACGCGCCTGTCGGGCGGTGAGCAGCAGATGCTGGCCGTGGCCCGCATCCTGCGCACTGGTGCCAACCTGCTGCTGCTTGATGAAATTTCCGAAGGCCTGGCGCCCGTCATCGTTCAGGCACTGGCCCGAATGATCAAGATGCTGCGCGAAAAGGGCTACACCGTGGTCATGGTCGAGCAGAACTTTCGGTTTGCAGCGCCGCTGGCTGACCGCTTCTACGTGATGGAGCACGGCCGCATCGTCGAAAAGTTCGGAGCCTCAGAGCTGGAAGCCAAGATGCCGGTGCTCAATGAATTGCTGGGCGTTTGA
- a CDS encoding ABC transporter substrate-binding protein, translated as MKKQLKVLALMLGVAGLATSAAHAQDKVKIGFITDMSSLYADVEGKNGALAIQMAIDDFGGKVLGMPIELMSADHQNKADIAASKAREWIDTQGLTMIFGGTNSGTALATAKVASEKKRVYINNGAASSALTNDQCSPYTVHYAYDTVALAKGTGSAIVDTGGKSWYFLTADYAFGHALEADTTSVVKAKGGNVVGAVRHPLNASDFSSFLLQAQNSKAQILGLANAGGDTINAIKAAKEFGIGKTMKLAGLLIFISDVHSLGLRNTEGLQFTTSWYWDLNDETRKFSARFFEKTKRMPTEIQAADYSATMNYLKAVEAAKTVDADKVMTTWRGMKMNDFFGSGQLRADGRYVHDMYLMEVKKPAESTKPWDYYKLIKKLPGDSVFTTKAESKCALWK; from the coding sequence ATGAAGAAACAACTCAAAGTGCTGGCACTGATGCTGGGCGTTGCAGGCCTGGCTACTTCGGCCGCGCACGCACAGGACAAGGTCAAAATCGGGTTTATCACCGACATGTCCAGCCTGTATGCCGATGTGGAAGGCAAAAACGGCGCTCTCGCCATCCAGATGGCCATCGATGACTTTGGCGGCAAGGTGCTGGGCATGCCCATCGAGCTGATGAGTGCGGATCACCAGAACAAGGCTGACATTGCCGCGTCTAAGGCGCGCGAGTGGATTGATACCCAAGGCCTGACCATGATCTTCGGTGGCACCAACTCGGGCACGGCGCTGGCAACGGCCAAGGTGGCGTCTGAGAAGAAACGTGTCTACATCAACAACGGCGCTGCCAGCTCTGCCCTGACCAACGATCAGTGCTCGCCCTACACCGTGCACTATGCCTACGACACCGTCGCCCTGGCCAAGGGCACGGGCTCAGCCATCGTCGATACCGGCGGCAAGAGCTGGTACTTCCTGACGGCGGATTACGCCTTTGGTCACGCTCTGGAGGCCGATACCACCTCCGTGGTCAAGGCCAAGGGCGGCAACGTGGTGGGTGCCGTGCGCCATCCGCTCAACGCGTCGGACTTCTCGTCCTTCCTGCTGCAGGCGCAAAACTCCAAGGCCCAGATCCTGGGCCTGGCCAATGCCGGTGGTGACACCATCAACGCCATCAAGGCGGCCAAGGAGTTCGGCATCGGCAAGACCATGAAGCTCGCTGGTCTGCTGATCTTCATCAGTGACGTGCACAGCCTGGGCTTGCGCAACACCGAAGGCCTGCAGTTCACCACCAGCTGGTATTGGGACCTGAACGACGAGACACGCAAGTTCTCGGCCCGTTTCTTCGAGAAGACCAAGCGCATGCCTACCGAAATCCAGGCAGCTGACTACTCGGCCACCATGAATTACCTCAAGGCCGTGGAAGCGGCAAAGACAGTGGATGCGGACAAAGTCATGACTACCTGGCGTGGCATGAAGATGAACGACTTCTTCGGTTCGGGCCAGCTGCGCGCCGACGGCCGCTACGTGCACGACATGTACCTCATGGAAGTGAAGAAGCCAGCCGAGTCCACCAAGCCTTGGGACTACTACAAGCTCATCAAGAAGCTGCCTGGTGACTCCGTATTCACCACCAAGGCCGAGAGCAAGTGCGCGCTCTGGAAGTAA
- a CDS encoding branched-chain amino acid ABC transporter permease — protein MEIFGVSLPGLLSQLLLGLVNGSFYAILSLGLAVIFGLLNVINFAHGALFMTGALITWMAMNYFGINYWLMLVLAPLVVGLFGVLIERLLLRWIYKLDHLYGLLLTLGLTLLIEGVFRSVYGVSGLGYDTPELLEGATNLGFMIMPNYRAWVVVASIVVCLGTWYVIEKTKLGAYLRAGTENPRLVEAFGINVPVMVTLTYAFGAALAAFAGVLAAPVYQVTPLMGQNLIIVVFAVVVIGGMGSIMGSILTGLGLGVIEGFTKVFYPEASSTVVFVIMVIVLLIRPAGLFGKEK, from the coding sequence ATGGAAATCTTTGGTGTCTCATTGCCCGGCCTGTTGAGCCAGCTCCTTCTGGGGCTGGTCAACGGTTCGTTTTATGCAATTCTCAGCCTCGGGCTGGCCGTGATCTTCGGTCTGCTCAACGTCATCAACTTTGCGCACGGTGCGCTGTTCATGACCGGCGCCCTGATCACCTGGATGGCCATGAACTACTTCGGCATCAACTACTGGTTGATGCTGGTGCTGGCGCCGCTGGTGGTGGGGTTGTTCGGCGTCCTGATCGAGCGCCTGCTGCTGCGCTGGATTTACAAGCTCGATCACCTGTACGGCCTGTTGCTCACGCTGGGTCTTACGCTGCTGATCGAGGGCGTGTTTCGCTCCGTCTATGGTGTGTCGGGCCTGGGCTACGACACGCCCGAACTGCTCGAAGGTGCGACCAACCTTGGCTTCATGATCATGCCCAACTACCGTGCATGGGTGGTGGTGGCCTCGATCGTGGTGTGCCTGGGCACCTGGTATGTGATCGAAAAAACCAAGCTCGGTGCCTACCTGCGTGCTGGCACCGAAAACCCGCGCCTGGTAGAAGCCTTCGGTATCAACGTGCCTGTGATGGTGACGCTGACCTATGCTTTCGGCGCAGCGCTGGCCGCCTTTGCGGGTGTGCTCGCAGCACCGGTCTACCAGGTCACGCCGCTCATGGGCCAGAACCTCATCATCGTGGTGTTTGCCGTGGTGGTGATCGGAGGCATGGGCTCCATCATGGGCTCCATCCTCACCGGGTTGGGCCTGGGGGTCATCGAAGGTTTCACCAAAGTGTTCTACCCCGAAGCATCGTCCACCGTGGTGTTTGTCATCATGGTCATCGTTCTTCTCATTCGCCCCGCCGGCCTGTTCGGCAAAGAAAAATAA
- a CDS encoding branched-chain amino acid ABC transporter permease, with amino-acid sequence MNSKNTATIGYGLLLLALIAAPFLGAYPVFVMKLMCFALFASAFNLLLGYTGLLSFGHAAFLGGAAYVAGHAIKVWGLTPEVGLLLGTAGGALLGLLFGWLAIRRQGIYFSMITLALAQMLFFACLQAKFTGGEDGLQGVPRGKLFGVIDLQSDLVMYYVALVVVVLAFLVIVRTIHSPFGQVLKGIKENEPRAISLGYDTHRFKLLAFVLSAALAGLAGSLKTLVLGFATLSDVHWTASGQVILMTLVGGLGTLSGPLIGSAVVVLLENKIGEFGNLLAALTSVEWFKTLGESVTMVTGLIFVICVLAFRRGIMGEIIAWLAQRRAGGSSAKH; translated from the coding sequence ATGAATTCCAAGAACACCGCCACCATTGGTTATGGCCTGCTGCTGCTGGCCTTGATTGCCGCGCCGTTCCTCGGTGCCTATCCCGTCTTCGTGATGAAGCTCATGTGTTTTGCACTGTTTGCTTCCGCATTCAATCTGTTGCTCGGTTACACCGGTCTGCTGTCTTTCGGCCATGCCGCTTTCCTGGGTGGCGCCGCCTACGTGGCCGGACATGCCATCAAGGTCTGGGGCCTCACGCCGGAAGTGGGCTTGTTGCTGGGTACGGCCGGGGGCGCTTTGCTGGGCCTGTTGTTTGGCTGGCTGGCCATCCGCCGCCAGGGCATCTATTTCTCCATGATCACGCTGGCCCTGGCGCAGATGCTGTTTTTCGCGTGCCTGCAAGCCAAATTCACCGGGGGTGAAGACGGGCTGCAAGGCGTTCCGCGCGGCAAGCTGTTTGGTGTGATCGACCTCCAAAGCGATCTGGTCATGTACTACGTGGCGCTGGTGGTCGTGGTGCTGGCCTTTTTGGTCATTGTGCGCACTATCCACTCACCCTTCGGCCAGGTGCTCAAGGGCATCAAGGAGAACGAACCCCGCGCCATCTCGCTAGGGTATGACACGCACCGCTTCAAGCTGCTCGCCTTTGTGTTGTCGGCTGCTCTGGCGGGCCTGGCTGGTTCTCTCAAGACCCTGGTGCTGGGCTTTGCCACGCTGTCGGATGTCCACTGGACGGCCTCGGGCCAGGTCATCCTGATGACGCTGGTGGGCGGCCTCGGTACGCTGTCTGGCCCGCTCATCGGCTCGGCCGTGGTGGTGCTGCTTGAAAACAAGATCGGCGAATTCGGCAACCTGCTGGCCGCCTTGACCAGTGTGGAGTGGTTCAAGACCCTGGGCGAATCGGTCACCATGGTCACGGGCCTGATTTTCGTGATCTGTGTGCTGGCCTTCCGCCGGGGCATCATGGGCGAAATCATTGCCTGGCTGGCACAGCGCCGTGCAGGTGGCTCCTCCGCCAAACACTGA
- a CDS encoding lipocalin-like domain-containing protein, whose amino-acid sequence MHSPLRRQWLMWSSLHAAGLGALWPGVAPALPARTLTFPRDHGSHPELRTEWWYITGHVQAQGQPWGFQLTFFRSRVDAAQGLQSAFAAKQLLFAHAAVSDVQGQRLLHDQRIARAGFGVAQASEADTRIRLQDWTLERSDTPRGALDFVASQYTTQITGTEFGLDLQFNSTQPVLLQGQQGLSRKGPDAEQASYYYSQPQLTVSGTLVVRGKRMAITPGTGRAWMDHEWSDALLHPEALGWDWIGINLHDGSALTAFRLRRADGSALWAGGSWRAPGQPVQVFDARSVEFTPQRWWTSPRSGARYPVQWRVQTPAGVFEVRTLLDNQELDSSGSTGAIYWEGLSDLTDHTGQPVGRGYLEMTGYAKPLRL is encoded by the coding sequence ATGCACAGCCCCCTACGCCGCCAGTGGCTGATGTGGTCCAGCCTGCACGCAGCCGGGCTGGGTGCGCTGTGGCCGGGCGTGGCACCAGCGCTGCCCGCACGCACCTTGACCTTTCCACGCGACCACGGCAGCCACCCGGAGCTGCGCACCGAGTGGTGGTACATCACCGGCCATGTACAGGCACAGGGCCAGCCCTGGGGGTTTCAGCTCACGTTCTTTCGCTCGCGCGTGGATGCTGCGCAGGGCCTGCAGTCGGCGTTTGCCGCCAAGCAACTGCTGTTTGCACATGCCGCCGTTTCCGACGTGCAAGGCCAGCGCCTGCTGCACGACCAGCGCATTGCACGTGCGGGGTTTGGCGTCGCACAGGCCAGCGAGGCCGATACCCGCATCCGGTTGCAGGACTGGACACTGGAACGCAGCGACACACCACGCGGAGCACTGGATTTTGTGGCCAGCCAATACACCACGCAGATTACCGGCACCGAGTTCGGTCTGGACCTACAGTTCAACAGCACGCAACCAGTGTTGCTGCAGGGCCAGCAAGGGCTGTCGCGCAAGGGACCAGATGCCGAGCAGGCCAGCTATTACTACAGCCAACCCCAACTCACCGTGAGCGGCACCCTGGTGGTGCGAGGCAAACGCATGGCCATCACCCCAGGCACCGGCCGTGCCTGGATGGACCACGAATGGAGCGACGCCCTGCTGCACCCCGAAGCCCTGGGCTGGGACTGGATCGGCATCAATCTGCACGATGGCAGCGCGCTCACGGCGTTTCGCTTGCGGCGTGCGGATGGCTCTGCGCTGTGGGCAGGGGGCTCGTGGCGTGCACCCGGGCAGCCCGTGCAGGTGTTTGACGCGCGGTCCGTGGAGTTCACGCCCCAGCGCTGGTGGACCAGCCCACGCAGTGGCGCGCGCTACCCGGTGCAGTGGCGGGTGCAAACGCCCGCAGGCGTCTTTGAAGTTCGCACCTTGCTGGACAACCAGGAGCTGGACAGCAGCGGATCAACGGGCGCAATCTACTGGGAAGGCCTTTCCGATCTGACAGACCACACAGGCCAGCCTGTGGGGCGGGGCTATCTGGAGATGACCGGATATGCAAAACCGCTGCGCCTGTAA
- a CDS encoding PLP-dependent cysteine synthase family protein, giving the protein MPLPSPWLHEAIARIEADYQRSADTHLIPLRLPTFAAHGIDLYLKDESTHPTGSLKHRLARSLFLYALCNGWVHEGSTIVESSSGSTAVSEAYFARLLGLPFVAVMPRSTSPEKIAQIEFHGGRCHFVDSAGAVYDAARAIAEETGGHYMDQFTYAERATDWRGNNNIAESMFTQMAREPHPVPRWIVVGAGTGGTSATIGRYVRYQRHATQVCVADPAGSVFSAYHRTGDAQLTAQGSRIEGIGRPRVEPSFIRTLVDRMMDVADCESVAAMRALSQLLGRRVGPSTGTNFVAMLALASEMRERGERGSILSLLCDAGERYLPTYFNTEWVDRTFGDCSAAQQKVDALIG; this is encoded by the coding sequence ATGCCCCTCCCCTCCCCCTGGCTCCACGAAGCCATCGCCCGCATCGAAGCCGACTACCAGCGCAGTGCCGACACGCACCTGATCCCGCTGCGGCTGCCCACGTTTGCAGCGCATGGCATTGACTTGTACCTCAAGGACGAATCCACCCACCCCACGGGCAGCCTGAAGCACCGGCTGGCGCGGTCGCTGTTTTTGTACGCGCTGTGCAATGGCTGGGTGCATGAGGGCTCGACCATCGTCGAATCCTCCAGCGGCTCTACGGCAGTGAGCGAGGCCTACTTTGCGCGGCTGCTGGGGCTGCCGTTTGTGGCGGTGATGCCGCGCAGCACGTCGCCAGAAAAGATCGCGCAGATCGAGTTTCACGGCGGGCGTTGCCATTTTGTCGACAGCGCGGGCGCGGTGTATGACGCAGCCCGTGCGATTGCAGAGGAGACGGGCGGCCACTACATGGACCAGTTCACGTATGCCGAGCGCGCCACCGATTGGCGCGGCAACAACAACATTGCCGAGAGCATGTTCACGCAGATGGCGCGCGAGCCGCACCCTGTGCCACGCTGGATCGTGGTGGGTGCAGGCACGGGCGGCACCAGCGCCACCATTGGCCGCTATGTGCGCTACCAGCGGCATGCCACGCAGGTGTGCGTGGCCGACCCGGCAGGCTCGGTGTTCAGCGCCTACCACCGAACGGGCGATGCTCAGCTCACTGCACAGGGCTCGCGCATCGAAGGCATTGGGCGCCCGCGTGTGGAGCCGAGCTTTATCCGCACCCTGGTGGACCGCATGATGGATGTAGCGGACTGCGAATCGGTCGCCGCCATGCGGGCGCTGTCACAGTTGCTGGGGCGGCGCGTGGGGCCCTCCACCGGCACCAACTTTGTAGCCATGCTGGCGCTGGCCAGCGAAATGCGCGAACGGGGCGAACGCGGCTCCATCCTGTCGTTGCTGTGTGATGCGGGCGAGCGTTATCTGCCCACGTACTTCAACACCGAGTGGGTGGACCGCACGTTTGGCGATTGCTCGGCGGCGCAGCAGAAAGTGGATGCGTTGATCGGCTGA